In a single window of the Coprothermobacter proteolyticus DSM 5265 genome:
- a CDS encoding substrate-binding domain-containing protein, which produces MRKDWIRIALIGLVSVAAARTVKAFSHSESGNEASSWKGETRGRIVLVATTSFRDSGLADVLVKEMEKISGYKIDLASKGSGTAIQMLLRGDAQIGITHAPDLEQALVDAGWTRMPFMKNYFCLVGPKDDPAGVKDKSLLEAFQIIHDRQLPFVNRNDNSGTDMKERRIWGSLGLDPNTFGDWYVKTQAGMLTSLLLANEKHAYILTDQSTWMNNKDKLTNLDLITALEEGENIYSFFFREPQYKVLADYLKTPEARGFIKQYYFDTVE; this is translated from the coding sequence AAGGACTGGATTAGAATTGCCCTGATTGGTTTGGTAAGTGTTGCTGCTGCGCGCACGGTGAAAGCGTTTTCCCACAGTGAATCCGGTAATGAGGCATCATCATGGAAAGGAGAAACCAGGGGCCGTATTGTCTTGGTCGCTACCACTTCTTTTAGAGACTCTGGACTGGCAGATGTCTTGGTAAAGGAGATGGAAAAGATCAGCGGTTACAAGATCGATTTGGCTTCAAAGGGTTCTGGAACAGCGATCCAGATGCTTCTACGTGGAGATGCACAAATAGGCATAACACACGCGCCTGATTTAGAACAAGCTTTGGTTGATGCAGGTTGGACCCGTATGCCGTTCATGAAAAACTACTTCTGCTTGGTGGGTCCCAAGGACGACCCTGCCGGTGTGAAGGACAAGTCACTACTTGAAGCTTTCCAAATCATCCACGACAGACAACTGCCATTTGTTAACCGCAACGACAACAGCGGTACAGATATGAAGGAAAGAAGAATCTGGGGAAGCCTGGGTTTGGATCCTAACACCTTCGGCGATTGGTACGTAAAAACGCAAGCAGGAATGCTAACCTCCTTGCTTCTTGCGAACGAAAAGCATGCTTACATTCTCACAGACCAATCCACTTGGATGAATAACAAGGACAAGCTGACTAATCTAGATTTGATAACTGCTTTAGAAGAAGGAGAGAATATTTACAGCTTTTTCTTTAGAGAGCCGCAGTACAAAGTACTGGCAGATTACTTGAAGACACCTGAGGCACGAGGGTTCATCAAGCAATACTACTTTGACACTGTGGAATAG